TGATGGCCGATGATCGGGGTCCCGGTGCCCGGGATCTCGACCATCGGCTTGGGGCGGTCGTCGGTGTACGGGCGGAGCCGTGTGCCCTGGCCGCCCGCCAGGACCACGGCCTGCGTCGGAGAGGTGTGCATACGGGGAACGATAGGCGCCCCGTATGTCCGATGTGCGTGACGACGCTCAGCTCGCCCGCATCACGCCGGTCGCGTACGAGGTGTCGCAGACCGGGCGGGAGAAGGACTGGGCGCGGGAGGGGCCGTAGTGCTCGACGGCGGCGCGGCCGAGGGCGCGGGCGATGGAGAAGCAGTGCTTGGCGAGGGAGGGCCGGTTCTCCACCTCGCGCTGGAGGTGGGTGAGGGCGATGCCGGGGTCCTTCTCCTGAAGCTCTGCGAGGAGCTGGTCGCGGAGAATATCCTGCGGGGCACGGGACTTGGCCCGGACGGAGACGTCCGTGGAGGAGGCCGTGAGCTGGGTCCCGGAGTCCTGGCCGGCCCACGGAACGGCGGACACCGCGAGCGTTCCCGAGAGCACCAGGACGACGGGCAGGACGAGGGCGAGAGAGCGGCCGATTCGGCGGGCAGTGTGCGTCACGCAGGCGAGCGTAGCGGCCGGTAGTGATATGGCGACATTTAGTCACTCTCGCGAGGGATGGTTCGAGGCGTCTTTTCGAATCCCGTGTTGACGCGGGGGTTCGGGCGGGGCCCTGAATGCCGGGGTTTTCCGGGGTAAGACCGTTGTGCGCCGGGTGTGCGTCCGTTTAAACGAACGGCCCCGCATCTGCAACAGACGCGGGGCCGTACGGCAGTGCTCGGGGCGGGTCTCAGTCGCTGAGGCGGGCGCCCGTGGAGGTCGAGAAGACGTGCAGCTCGTCGGCGCGCGGCACGACGTGCAGCGTGGAGCCCTTGGCGGGGACGTCACGGCCGCCGACGCGGACCACCAGGTCCTTGTCCTCGCCGCCGACGCGGGTGGAGCCGTACACGAAGCCGTCCGAGCCGAGCTCCTCGACGACGTTCACGGTGACGGCCAGGCCGTCCTTCGAGGTGGCGCTCTGCACGTCGAAGTGCTCGGGGCGGACGCCGACCGTGACGGTGGTGTCGCCGGCGGCGGAGGCGGCGGCGATGGCGTCACGGGTGACCGGGACGACGCTGTTGCCGAACTTGACGCCGCCGTCGGTGATCGGGACCTCGACCAGGTTCATGGCCGGGGAGCCGATGAAGCCGGCGACGAAGAGGTTGGCGGGCTTGTCGTACATGTTGCGCGGCGAGTCGACCTGCTGGAGCAGGCCGTCCTTGAGGACGGCGACGCGGTCGCCCATGGTGAGGGCCTCGGTCTGGTCGTGCGTGACGTAGACCGTGGTGATGCCCAGACGGCGCTGGAGGCCGGCGATCTGCGTACGGGTCGAGACGCGGAGCTTGGCGTCGAGGTTCGACAGCGGCTCGTCCATGAGGAAGACCTGCGGCTCGCGGACGATGGCGCGGCCCATGGCGACGCGCTGGCGCTGACCGCCGGAGAGCGCCTTCGGCTTGCGGTCGAGGTACTCGGTGAGGTCGAGGATCTTCGCGGCCTCCTCGACCTTGGCGCGGATCTCCGACTTGTTGACGCCGGCGATCTTGAGCGCGAAGCCCATGTTGTCGGCGACGGTCATGTGCGGGTACAGCGCGTAGTTCTGGAACACCATCGCGATGTCCCGGTCCTTCGGCGGCAGGTGCGTGACGTCGCGGTCGCCGATGCGGATGGAGCCGGCGTTGACGTCCTCAAGACCCGCGAGCATGCGCAGGGAGGTCGACTTGCCGCAGCCCGAGGGGCCGACGAGGACGAGGAACTCGCCGTCCGCGATCTCGATGTCGAGCTGGTCGACGGAGGGCTTGGTGGCACCCGGGTAGACCCGGGTGGCCTTGTCGAACGTGACGGAAGCCATGGTGATGTGTCCCTTCACCGGCAGGAACGTGCCGGACGATCCGAGTAAAGGAAGGATTGAGGTCTAGTCCACCAGGGTGAACTCCAGGCGACGCTACCTTGACGGTGTCCGATCTGTCAGCAGTCGAGGGCGATGAGATTTTCGAGGGCGGCTCGGCGAGAGGCAGAGCAGCGCAATTTTGACCGCGTGCGCGCGGTGAGGCAGAGCGCATGACTTTTGGCCTGCCACACACGTGACACTTCCTGCTTCCACGCCCGTTGCCGAACCGGTACGACCCTGAGGGCCACACCGAGCCGGTCTTACGCGAGCTCCACAGGCATTCCGGCCGACGGCCCGTCGGTCCGTACTGCTTCTCTTCCTTTACGAGGTCTCTCACGAGGCCATGGCGGCGTCCGGCAGCTCCGACGCCCGGATCAGCGACGGAACCGGCTTCCCCGGCGGCAGCGCCGCCGCCACCCACCAATACAGCCGCATCCCCTCATCCCGGAGATTCACCGCCGCGTTCCGGTCCCGCCCGTGCACGACCCCGCACTCCGCGCAGCCCCACTCACGCACCGACACGTCCAGCCGCGGGCCCTTGGTGTGACAGGCCGAGCACCGCCGCGTCGACGGAAAGAATCGGTCCACGACCACCAGCGTCCGGCCGTACCACGCGCACTTGTACCGCAACTGCCGCAACAGCTCACCCCACGCCGCATCCCTGATCGTCTGATTCAGCTTCGCCTTCCGGCGCCGCCCCTTCCCCCGAGCGGGACGCATCAGATTGGCGATCGGCAGGTCCTCCACCACGAGCACTTGGTTCTCGCGCACGAGGCGGGTGGTGAACTGATCCAACAGATCCCTGCGCACATCACCGATCCGGGCATACAGACACGCGACACGCTCCCGCGCCTTGCCCCGATTCGACGAGCCCTTCTTCTTCCGGTGCAGCTCCCGCTGCCGACGGGCCAACTCCTCCCCGTACTTCTTCAGCAGCCTCGGATGCGCGAGCGACGAACCGTCGTCCAACGTCACCAGCGCCGCCAGACCCAGATCAAGACCCACCGCCTTCGGCGCCGACGTGCCCGGGATGAACACCGGCGGCAACGGATCGATCCGCTCCTCCACCAGCACCGACAGGAAGAAACGCCACGCCCGGTCACGCATCACGCTCAACCGCACCGGCACCTGCCCCGCCGGCAGCGGACGCGACCAGCGGATATCGAGCGGAACCGACTGCTTCGCCAGCGTCACCGACCCCGTACCCGGCCGCTCCGGATCCTCCACCCACCGGAAGCCGGTCCGCACGTACACCGCACTGTCCCGGGACCGCCCCTTCTTCTTCCGCTGCGGATACTTCGCCGACCGCTGGAAGAACCGCGAGAAAGCCCCGTCCAGATGTCGCAGCGCCTGCTGCAACACCGTCGACGACACCTCCCGCAACCACTCCTTCCCCTCCTCCCGCTTCCACCCCGTCAACGCACGACACGTCTCCGCGAACCCGACCGACACCCGATGCCGCTCCCAGGCCCCGACACGAAGCGCCAGGCCCTCGTTGTAGACCCAGCGGCAGGCGCCGAACGTCTTCGACAGCTGCTCGGCCTGGTCGGGGGTCGGGTAGAAGCGGTAGCGGTACACCCGCTGCTGCGTGCCAGCCTCCTTGGCGCGTCGCTGCATAGGGACGGCTACCCGCCCCTGGTGCTTGCGTCGGTCGGCGATGCCCAGGGCATCCCGCTTCACCCGCTTGGCCTCGGCGCCGATCACCCGCCGCGGCGCTTCCTCCGATGACTGCGCCATCGCCCCTCCCCGTCATGCTGTCCGATAGTCGGAACTGCACTCCCGTCCGGTCAACGAACGTGTGGGCGGGTGGTTACGGGGGTGGTGAAGTTACCTCGTAGGGCGTTGGCGTCGCTGTGTAGAGTGGGAGCCACGCGCGAGTGTGAACGCGCGCCTGCCTCCTTAGCTCAGCCCGGCCAGAGCACCCCACTTGTAATGGGAAGGTCGTCGGTTCGAATCCGACAGGGGGCTCTGAGCAGTAACGAAGGGTCCCGGACGCGTCTCGTGTCCGCTCTCGGGGGCCGTCCTGCTCGTGGCCGGTCTGGCGACCGGGACCGGTGCGGCTTTCGCCGCCGGCCAGGACGTGGTCGACTTCCGGTTTGAGAACCGGGTGCTGCAGCCCGGTGACGGCTGGACCGAGGTGTCCCCGAGCGGCCTCGGGGGCATCCCCGACGGCACCCTGGTCTACGCCCTGAGCAAGGCGCCGCTGAGCGACCCGGCCTGGACGAAGGCGGGGCTGCCCACCGAGCTGACCACCTAGCTGCCCTGGGCGCTCCCTGGTACACCGGCAGACAGCGGGCTGCCGAGGGTCTCATCGCCGATAGTCACAGTGCTGCGGACAAGCCGGTTGAGGCCACGGTTGCTGATCCGGTTGAACCATCGGTACGGGCTGGGGCGACACCCCGGGCGCCTCGTACAACTACCTGTTCTGACCGGTTCCTTCGGGAGCCCTTCGGGAGCCCATTGGGGGTCCGGCCCGGCGCACGTCGCCGGGCCGGGCCCCTTCGGCTTGTTCCGACCTCTCCGTGTGCGGGGCTTCGCCGTCCGGGACACTTGTGCGACACGGGGGGCGTACAGGTGATCGGGGTCGTGGGGAGGGTGCGCGGATGAGTCGGCGTTCCGGTGGGCTGATCGGGGTGTGGGCCGAGCAGCAGCGGGTGGCGCAGCGGCAGCGGGAAGGGCAGCACCAGGCGGTGCTGCGGCAGCAGCGGGACGCCGAGCGGGCGCAGCGGGCGTACGAGCGGGACGTCGCGCGGATGCAGCGGGAGCAGCGGGCCGCCTATCGGCAGCAGCGGGACGCCGACGCGCTGCGGCGGACCCAGGAGCTCGATCAGCGGGTCGCTCTCCTGGAGTCGCTGCTCGCGGTGGGCTGTCGGACTCCCGCGTTCGGCGTGGAGTCGCTGCGGCGGGAAGAGGACGTCGAGCCGTTCGCCCCGGGGCCGTTGGGGGAGCCCGTCGCCATGCCGGACCAGCGGTTCTACCAGCCGCAGGGGGCCTGGACGGCGTCCGGGCGTGCCCAGGCCGAGCGGGACGCGCGGGCCCGGTTCGAGCACGACTGGTACGCGGCACAGGCGGCAGAGGCGCGGCGGGTCGAGCAACTGGCGGCGTACCGGCGCGCGTACGACGAGTGGGCGGCCGGCCGCCGGGCCGAGATACGCGCCCACAACAGCGGGATCGACGGGACGGTCGCGGCCCTGCGGGACGGGGAGCCCGACACCGTCGTCGAGTACTTCTCCGCCGTGCTCTTCGCGTCGACCGCCTGGCCCGAGGGGTTCCCCCGTGAGGTGTCGGCCGCCTACGACCGGGCGGGACGCGGGCTCGTGCTCGACTGGGACCTGCCCGGGTACGAGGTCGTTCCCGAGGCCAAGGGCGTCAAGTACCTGCCGAGCACCGACCAGGACAAGGAGGTCCCGCGGCCGGTGACGCAGCGGCGGGCGCTGTACCGGGACGTGCTGGCGCAGAGCGTGCTCCTCGCGGTGCGGGAACTGTTCGCCGCCGACCGGTTCGGGGCGCTGGACAGGGTGGCGCTGAACGGGTACGTGGGCGGGGTGGACCCCGCCACCGGGCTCGCCTCGCGGGTGTGCGTGGCCTCGGTCGTGGTGGAGCGCCCGGTGTTCGACCGGCTGAACCTGGAGCTCGTCGGCGCCGTGGAGTGTCTGACCGGGGCCCTGGGCGGGCGGCTTTCGGCCAAGCCGGAGGAGCGGGTGGCGGTGGCCCCGCTGCTGGCGCCCGACCAGGTGGGTTCCGACGTGGTGGTGCAGGGGGACGGCGAGGAGCCCGATCTGCTGACCATGGATCCGATCGCGTTCGAGGGGCTCGTGGCCGAGCTGTTCCGGGCGCGGGGGCTCCAGGCGGTGACCACGCAACGGTCCGGGGACGGTGGGGTCGACGTGAAGGCGCTCGATCCCGATCCGATCAGCGGCGGGTCGATCGCGGTGCAGGTGAAGCGGTACCGGAACACGGTGCCGCCGTCCGCCGTACGGGATCTGTACGGGACGGTGCAGGACGTCGGCGCCAACAAGGGGGTCCTGGTGACCACCTCGAAGTTCGGGCCCGGCTCGTACACCTTCGCCAACGGGAAGCCGCTGACGTTGATCTCGGGGACCGAGCTGGTGGATCTGCTGCACCAGCACGGGTTGCGGGGCCGCCTGGGCGGGCCCGCCCAGGCGGTGGTGTCCGCGCCCGCGCCCGCGCCGGCCTCCGCGCCCGCCGAGGCCGCCGACGACTTCAACCTGCTGGGGATGGTGTGGTCGGGCTCCGCCGCCCTCGACGTCTGTGCGCTGGTCTGTGCCGGCAACCGGGTCCTGGGCGACGAGTGGTTCGTCTTCTTCAACAACCCCGCGACGCCGGACGGTTCGGTCGCCATGGTGGCGGCCGCGCCCGGTGACCGCGCGGCCGTGCGGGTCGGTTTCGACGCGCTGCCCGCGCGGGCGGACCGGCTGGTTCTGGTGGCGGCGGTGGACCCGGAGGTGAACCCCGAGGCGGATCTGGGCGGGTTCACGGAGGCGGGGATCCGGCTGCGGGACGACGCGGGGGCCGAGCTCGACCGTCTGGAGGTGTCCGACGGGCGGCCGGGGGAGACCGCGCTCGTCCTCGGGTCGTTCCGGCGGCGGGCCGGAGGCGACTGGGACTTCGTCCTCGGCGGGAAGGGGTACCGGGGCGGGTTGGAGGAGCTCGTGGGGGACTTCGGTATCGAGGTGGAGTAGCCCCAAGCCCCACCGGAGGCCGTCCGGTGGGGGCGGCGTCCGGTGGGTCTGTCCGCTGGGCCTGTCCGGGTGGGGCCGCGAGGTGTCAGCGGCC
This is a stretch of genomic DNA from Streptomyces sp. R44. It encodes these proteins:
- a CDS encoding RNA-guided endonuclease InsQ/TnpB family protein — encoded protein: MAQSSEEAPRRVIGAEAKRVKRDALGIADRRKHQGRVAVPMQRRAKEAGTQQRVYRYRFYPTPDQAEQLSKTFGACRWVYNEGLALRVGAWERHRVSVGFAETCRALTGWKREEGKEWLREVSSTVLQQALRHLDGAFSRFFQRSAKYPQRKKKGRSRDSAVYVRTGFRWVEDPERPGTGSVTLAKQSVPLDIRWSRPLPAGQVPVRLSVMRDRAWRFFLSVLVEERIDPLPPVFIPGTSAPKAVGLDLGLAALVTLDDGSSLAHPRLLKKYGEELARRQRELHRKKKGSSNRGKARERVACLYARIGDVRRDLLDQFTTRLVRENQVLVVEDLPIANLMRPARGKGRRRKAKLNQTIRDAAWGELLRQLRYKCAWYGRTLVVVDRFFPSTRRCSACHTKGPRLDVSVREWGCAECGVVHGRDRNAAVNLRDEGMRLYWWVAAALPPGKPVPSLIRASELPDAAMAS
- a CDS encoding ABC transporter ATP-binding protein, yielding MASVTFDKATRVYPGATKPSVDQLDIEIADGEFLVLVGPSGCGKSTSLRMLAGLEDVNAGSIRIGDRDVTHLPPKDRDIAMVFQNYALYPHMTVADNMGFALKIAGVNKSEIRAKVEEAAKILDLTEYLDRKPKALSGGQRQRVAMGRAIVREPQVFLMDEPLSNLDAKLRVSTRTQIAGLQRRLGITTVYVTHDQTEALTMGDRVAVLKDGLLQQVDSPRNMYDKPANLFVAGFIGSPAMNLVEVPITDGGVKFGNSVVPVTRDAIAAASAAGDTTVTVGVRPEHFDVQSATSKDGLAVTVNVVEELGSDGFVYGSTRVGGEDKDLVVRVGGRDVPAKGSTLHVVPRADELHVFSTSTGARLSD
- a CDS encoding restriction endonuclease; this encodes MSRRSGGLIGVWAEQQRVAQRQREGQHQAVLRQQRDAERAQRAYERDVARMQREQRAAYRQQRDADALRRTQELDQRVALLESLLAVGCRTPAFGVESLRREEDVEPFAPGPLGEPVAMPDQRFYQPQGAWTASGRAQAERDARARFEHDWYAAQAAEARRVEQLAAYRRAYDEWAAGRRAEIRAHNSGIDGTVAALRDGEPDTVVEYFSAVLFASTAWPEGFPREVSAAYDRAGRGLVLDWDLPGYEVVPEAKGVKYLPSTDQDKEVPRPVTQRRALYRDVLAQSVLLAVRELFAADRFGALDRVALNGYVGGVDPATGLASRVCVASVVVERPVFDRLNLELVGAVECLTGALGGRLSAKPEERVAVAPLLAPDQVGSDVVVQGDGEEPDLLTMDPIAFEGLVAELFRARGLQAVTTQRSGDGGVDVKALDPDPISGGSIAVQVKRYRNTVPPSAVRDLYGTVQDVGANKGVLVTTSKFGPGSYTFANGKPLTLISGTELVDLLHQHGLRGRLGGPAQAVVSAPAPAPASAPAEAADDFNLLGMVWSGSAALDVCALVCAGNRVLGDEWFVFFNNPATPDGSVAMVAAAPGDRAAVRVGFDALPARADRLVLVAAVDPEVNPEADLGGFTEAGIRLRDDAGAELDRLEVSDGRPGETALVLGSFRRRAGGDWDFVLGGKGYRGGLEELVGDFGIEVE